A single window of Rubripirellula lacrimiformis DNA harbors:
- a CDS encoding HD family phosphohydrolase: MSGASKNRTRQERVESLGKQKPRWIQWWQDSNKADVLSRVGIAVIAGMFLLVLCETWRPPFAYRLNAIPARDLISRVTFEVPNESETKTLQDRKRREQLAYYRNRPQPLDQLRAALKDQLFLILSASSYGQLTEEERSAFTQFYEGDETEPDDTPANRFSMLKSVLVDDPELKTLDDAILIAMRDNYQYGLIMALQHGPELGSQERIKVYPVGRPDEVEFVEIADARIAQAGPTLAKRLREQFRTKFPADDGQKVAAMISDWIVARLPKYETLQYDDALSEQARQKAAASVEPVMTTFRHGESKLAEAGKALGVSEIRLLGREWVELIGKMRWTDKAARMAAYGGMIAALYLLCSSYIFFVDDRQLLLDRFRLTRMLAVMVITIALGYWVSGDRWRGELVPLVMASILTAVVYGRELALLLMAAACVSVTLFLGADLAELVTVAAACTSCILLLGRIRTRTHLLYVGAVSAVITVMTVVGVGIVTGQTLSAGSPGVGIESFYRGPQFDMVVWGLLKEAFWSGFCILVSASAMTPLLPLVEKGFGVQTDLSLLELGDASHPLLRRLAQRAPGTYNHSINVASIAEAAADSIGANGLLVRVGAYFHDIGKMFKPEYFIENQSAGVNQHDSLQPAMSTLVIIAHVKDGADLARSHHLPEPIIDFILQHHGTTLVEYFYREAARRSEEDPNGETVNDKDFRYPGPKPQTLEAAVMMLADTVESASRTLVDPTPSRIQNLVDAISNKKMSDGQFDECGLTFKQLDRIRRSLVKSLTAIYHARVKYPGQQSA; encoded by the coding sequence ATGAGCGGTGCAAGTAAAAATCGAACTCGACAAGAACGTGTTGAATCACTGGGGAAACAGAAACCCCGGTGGATCCAATGGTGGCAGGACAGCAACAAGGCCGACGTGCTTTCGCGAGTCGGCATTGCCGTCATCGCCGGCATGTTCTTGTTGGTGCTGTGCGAAACCTGGCGTCCGCCGTTCGCCTATCGGCTCAATGCGATCCCGGCGCGGGACCTGATCAGCCGGGTGACGTTCGAGGTTCCCAACGAATCGGAAACCAAGACGCTACAGGACCGCAAGCGCCGCGAACAATTGGCGTACTATCGCAACCGGCCTCAACCGCTGGATCAACTTCGCGCGGCGCTGAAGGACCAATTGTTTCTGATCCTCAGTGCGTCTTCCTATGGCCAGCTGACCGAAGAGGAACGCAGCGCGTTCACCCAGTTTTACGAGGGTGACGAAACCGAACCCGACGATACGCCGGCCAACCGTTTTTCGATGTTGAAATCGGTGCTGGTGGACGACCCCGAATTGAAGACGTTGGACGACGCGATCCTAATCGCGATGCGAGACAACTATCAGTACGGTTTGATCATGGCGTTGCAGCACGGCCCCGAACTGGGCAGCCAAGAACGCATCAAGGTGTATCCGGTTGGTCGACCGGACGAAGTCGAATTTGTGGAGATTGCCGACGCTCGGATCGCCCAGGCGGGACCGACGTTAGCCAAGCGATTGCGCGAACAATTTCGCACCAAGTTCCCTGCCGACGATGGCCAAAAAGTGGCTGCGATGATCAGCGACTGGATCGTGGCGCGGCTGCCCAAGTACGAAACGCTGCAGTACGACGATGCGCTTAGCGAACAAGCTCGTCAGAAAGCCGCCGCCAGTGTTGAACCGGTGATGACGACGTTCCGGCATGGCGAGTCCAAGTTGGCCGAAGCGGGCAAGGCGTTGGGAGTCAGCGAGATCCGCTTGTTGGGGCGCGAATGGGTTGAACTGATCGGCAAAATGCGGTGGACTGACAAGGCTGCCCGAATGGCCGCATACGGCGGCATGATCGCCGCGCTGTACCTGCTGTGTTCGTCGTACATCTTTTTCGTTGACGACCGACAATTGTTGTTGGACCGTTTCCGTCTGACTCGCATGTTGGCCGTGATGGTGATCACGATCGCGTTGGGCTACTGGGTATCGGGAGACCGTTGGCGTGGCGAATTGGTGCCGTTGGTGATGGCATCGATTTTGACCGCAGTGGTCTACGGCCGCGAATTGGCGTTGCTGTTGATGGCAGCGGCATGCGTCAGCGTGACGCTGTTCTTGGGGGCTGACCTGGCCGAATTGGTGACCGTCGCAGCGGCCTGTACCAGTTGCATCTTGCTGCTAGGACGCATCCGCACACGGACTCACCTGTTGTACGTTGGTGCGGTGTCGGCTGTGATCACAGTCATGACGGTCGTGGGCGTTGGCATTGTGACCGGGCAAACGTTGTCGGCTGGATCACCGGGCGTAGGAATCGAATCGTTTTATCGTGGCCCACAGTTTGACATGGTTGTGTGGGGATTGCTGAAAGAAGCTTTCTGGTCCGGGTTCTGCATCCTGGTTTCGGCCAGTGCGATGACGCCCCTGTTGCCGCTGGTGGAAAAGGGCTTCGGTGTCCAAACCGACCTCAGCCTGTTGGAACTGGGCGACGCCAGCCACCCGCTGCTGCGGCGTTTAGCCCAGCGAGCCCCCGGTACCTACAACCACTCGATCAATGTCGCATCGATCGCCGAGGCCGCTGCCGATTCGATTGGTGCCAACGGTTTGCTGGTACGCGTGGGAGCCTATTTCCATGACATCGGCAAAATGTTCAAACCGGAATACTTCATCGAGAATCAATCGGCGGGCGTCAATCAACATGATTCGTTGCAGCCGGCGATGAGTACACTGGTGATCATCGCACACGTCAAAGACGGTGCCGACTTGGCTCGCAGCCACCATCTACCAGAACCGATCATCGACTTCATTTTGCAACACCACGGGACGACGTTGGTAGAGTATTTTTATCGCGAGGCGGCTAGACGCAGCGAAGAAGATCCCAACGGCGAAACGGTGAACGATAAAGATTTTCGATATCCCGGCCCCAAGCCGCAAACGCTAGAGGCTGCTGTGATGATGTTGGCCGACACGGTCGAAAGCGCCAGCCGAACACTGGTCGATCCAACTCCATCGCGAATCCAGAACCTGGTCGATGCCATTTCGAACAAAAAGATGAGCGACGGACAGTTCGACGAGTGCGGACTGACTTTCAAGCAACTGGACCGCATCCGACGATCTCTCGTTAAATCCCTTACCGCGATCTATCACGCACGTGTCAAATACCCTGGACAACAATCGGCCTAA